AATTGATCACCATCCTTGATTTGGGTTTCAATAATTTCAATGGCATCATACCTCACCAAGTTGGATTGCTAACATCTCTTAGTTTTCTTGCTTTGGCTACCAACCATCTAAGAGGTCCTATCCCTCATTCaataggaaacttgaggaatttaaccactttgtaccttTATGAGAATGAGCTTTCTGGTTCgatccctcaagaaattggattgttaaGATCTCTTAATGTTCTTGAGTTGTCAATTAACAATCTCAGTGGTCCCATCCCGccttccataggaaacttgaggaatttaaccactttgtaccttCATACTAACAAACTTTCTGGTTCgatccctcaagaaattggattgttgagatctctTAATGATCTTTCTTTGTCAATTAACAATCTCAGTGGTCCCATCCCGccttccataggaaacttgaggaatttaaccactttgtaccttCATACTAACAAACTTTCTGGTTCgatccctcaagaaattggattgttgagatctctTAATGATCTTGAGTTGTCAACTAACAATCTCAGTGGTCCCATCCCGccttccataggaaacttgaggaatttaaccactttgtaccttTATGAGAATAAGCTTTTTGGTTCgattcctcaagaaattggattgttgagatctcttaatgatctttccttgtcaaCTAACAATCTCAGTGGTCCCATCCCGccttccataggaaacttgaggaatttaaccactttgtaccttTATGAGAATAAGCTTTCTGGTTCgattcctcaagaaattggattgttgagatctctTAATGATCTTGAGTTGTCAACTAACAATCTCAGTGGTCCCATCCCGCCTTCtataggaaacttgaggaatttaaccactttgtaccttTATCAAAATGAGCTTTCTGGTTCgatccctcaagaaattggattgttgagatctctTAATGATCTTGAGTTGTCAACTAACAATCTCAGTGGTCCCATCCCGccttccataggaaacttgaggaatttaaccactttgtaccttCATACTAACAAACTTTCTGGTTCcatccctcaagaaattggaCTGTTGAGATCTCTTAATGATCTTGAGTTGTCAACTAACAATCTCAGTGGTCCCATCCCAccttccataggaaacttgaggaatttaaccaCTTTGTCCCTTTATCAGAATGAGCTTTCTGGTTCgatccctcaagaaattggattgttgagatctctTAATGATCTTAAGTTGTCAACTAACAATCTCAGTGGTCCCATCCCGCCTTCtataggaaacttgaggaatttaaccactttgtaccttTATCAAAATGAGCTTTCTGGTTCgatccctcaagaaattggattgttgagatctctTAATGATCTTGAGTTGTCAACTAACAATCTCAGTGGTCCCATCCCAccttccataggaaacttgaggaatttaaccaCTTTGCACCTTTTTCAAAATGAGCTTTCTGGTTCgatccctcaagaaattggattgttgagatctctTAATGATCTTGATTTGTCAACTAACAATCTCAGTGGTCCCATCCCGCCTTCtataggaaacttgaggaatttaaccactttgtaccttTATCAAAATGAGCTTTCTGGTTCgatccctcaagaaattggattgttgagatctctTAATGATCTTGATTTGTCAACTAACAATCTCAGTGGTCCCATCCCGccttccataggaaacttgaggaatttaaccaaattatatctttcttttaacaaaatcaATGGCTCAATTCCTTCTAAAATGAGACACCTTACACATTTGAGATCTTTGGAGTTATCTGAGAATAATTTGATCGGCCAACTACCGCATGAGATATGTCTTGGTGGAGTACTTGAATATTTTACAGCTCAAGGAAACCATCTCACTGGATCCATCCCAAAGAGCGTGAGAAACTGCACTAGCTTGTTAAGAGTTAGGCTAGAAAGAAACCAACTCGCCGGAAATATAACAGAAGATTTCGGTATGtacccaaatttaatttatattgatttgaGCTACAACAACTTGTATGGCGAGCTTTCACCTAAATGGGGGTAGTGCAATAGCCTGACAAGCTTGAAAATCTCCAATAACAATATTTCTGGTATGATACCACATCAACTTGGGGAAGCAACCAAACTAGAACAACTTGATCTCTCTTCAAATCATCTTGTTGGGGAGATACCAAAAGAATTGGGTATGTTGAAGTCAATGTTCAATTTGGTGCTAAGTAACAACAAACTTTCAGGCAACATTCCTTTGGAATTAGGAAATTTGTCCGATCTCGCACATCTTAACTTGGCATCAAACCATTTAAGTGGCCCAATTCTCCAACAAGTCCGAAACTTTTGGAAATTGTTGTTCTTAAATTTGAGCAATAATAAGTTTGGGGAGAGCATTCCCGCTGAGATTGGGAATGTGATCACTCTTGAGAGTCTTGACCTTTGCCAAAATATGCTGATAGGAGAGATACCACAACAGCTCGGAGAATTACAAAGCTTGGAAACATTGAATCTCTCCCATAACAACCTCTCGGGTACCATCCCACCCACTTTTGATGATTTGTGAGGCCTGACATCCATAGATATATCCTACAATCAGTTGGAAGGTCCGCTACCCAACGTCAAAGCCTTTCGAGATGCTCGATTTGAGGCATTAAGAAATAACAAAGGTTTGTGCGGTAACATCACTGGTCTCGAGGCATGCAACACTGGCAGAAAGAAGGGGAAcaaattgtttattttgattataCTCCTTATTTTGAGCATTCTATtgctttcatttatttcttatggaatttattttcttcgTCGAAGGGTAAGGAGTAGAAAAATCAATTCTAGAGAAGTAGCAACTCAACAAGATCTATTCGCAATATGGGGCCATGATGGGGAAATGTTATATGAACACATCATTGAGGGGACTGAAGATTtcaactcaaaaaattgtattgGCACTGGAGGATATGGAAATGTTTACAAGGCCGAGTTGCCTACAGGTCGAGTTGTTGCTGTGAAAAAACTTCACTCAACACAAGATGGAGAGATGGCTGATCTAAAAGCTTTCAAAAGTGAGATTCATGCTTTAGCAGACATACGACATCGCAACATTGTCAAGCTTTATGGCTTTTGTTCATGTTCAGAAAACTCATTTTTGGTTTATGAGTTCATGGAAAAGGGAAGTTTGAGAAACATTCTAAGCAACAAGGAAGAAGCAACAGAGTTTGATTGGGTTTTGAGGCTAAATGTTGTCAAAGGCATGGCTGAAGCTTTATCTTATATGCACCATGATTGCTCCCCTCCTTTAATTCACCGAGACATATCGAGCAACAATGTTCTGTTAGATTCAGAATATGTAGCTCATGTATCCGACTTCGGCACAGCTCGGCTTCTGAAGTCAGACTCATCTAATTGGACTTCATTTGCAGGAACTTTTGGTTATATTGCTCCAGGTGATTTTTTTTGGTGACTTGCTTATCTCTAAACTGCATCCATACATGTTTATTAATGTGTTATTTATTTCATCGGGATGGAACGGTATAATCAATCTTTAATACCTCAAATTTTTGGTGAAACCATACGAGTTGTCCTTTTGTTCTTTTGCTAAGAAATTAGGATGAacatgctaattttttttttttggaaatttccATGTTTAATAGTTAGCTCTTTAATATTACATTTCTCTCAGTACaattttcttaattgttttctaCATTACTTATTTGTTTGGActataatgttaaatattaccTATTTTTGTTGGGCTATAAGCTTATGGTGATGCGTAATTCCAATCGATGCATGGTAGAGTTAATAAC
This DNA window, taken from Vitis riparia cultivar Riparia Gloire de Montpellier isolate 1030 chromosome 13, EGFV_Vit.rip_1.0, whole genome shotgun sequence, encodes the following:
- the LOC117927897 gene encoding MDIS1-interacting receptor like kinase 2-like; translated protein: MLYEHIIEGTEDFNSKNCIGTGGYGNVYKAELPTGRVVAVKKLHSTQDGEMADLKAFKSEIHALADIRHRNIVKLYGFCSCSENSFLVYEFMEKGSLRNILSNKEEATEFDWVLRLNVVKGMAEALSYMHHDCSPPLIHRDISSNNVLLDSEYVAHVSDFGTARLLKSDSSNWTSFAGTFGYIAPELAYGSKVDSKTDVYSFGVVTLETIFGKHPGELISSLFSSASSSSSSPSTVYHLLLNEEIDQRLSPPMNQVAEEVAVAVKLALSCLHANPQSRPTMRQVCQALSTRWPPLSKPFSMITLGELLGHGGETT